GGGATTTAATATAATTTTGTTGTGCTTTATTACAATCTCTCCGTAGTTATTTATTTGTTTTGAAATCATTTTTTTATTATATATGTATAGTCCTTTTGGGAAAAACATGTTTTGTTTAACTTCGTATGGACTTGTGTTAATTGCAATGTCAACATTGTTAGAAATTAAGAAATGGCTTGTTGTTTGGCCTTTAAAGAAGTAATTATTTAGCTTTTTGTCGTAAATAGGTTTTGATATGGTAAATTTTAGATCTTTATTTTCAATTTTCACCAGAACATAATTGCTGTTTATGAAATAATCCCTAATAATTTTGTATTTGGATTTTTTGGTGATTGATTTGGACAGCATTAGTACTGATGAAATACTTAAAATCAATACTAGCAGTGTTAATATTTTTTTATTCATTTCTTTTTATTTTATAAGAATAAATGCTTTTGGGATAGTTTGTTAGTATTATGTTTTTAATTTTATTTGCTAATTTTTTATTTTTAAATTTTATAAGACTGAATATTTGATAAATTATTTTGACATCTATATTTTTTTCGTTATTTAAAATTTTTTTGATTTCTTCTTCATTAATATTATCTTCATTTATTCTTAATTTTAGCGAAATGATTTCGTTTTTTATTTTTTGATTTTTGATCTTTTTTTGGTTTATTTTTTTTAAAAAATCATTAGCTTCTTTATATTTTTTTATTTTTAGATAATATTTTGTAATTAGCAGATAATGTTGTTCTAAGTCAAAATTTTTAATTTTATTTATTGTTTCTAATTCTTTTGACAGGTTATTGGTTAAATCATAAAGCATATGTAGCTTTATTAAATTTTCTATATTTTCTTTATTATTACTCTGTAATTCAAAAGGAAAAATTAATAAAAATAATAAAACATAAAAAAAGGATAGCCAGTTCATAATTTATTATAAACTTCATTGCTGTTAACTTTGAATAATATTTGATTATTATATTTTATATTATAACAAGGCTTTCAAAGTTTAGTTTTTAAAAAAAGTAATTTAATTTTTTGTAAACCTTATTTATTAATTTTTTTATAAAATGTAACTTTTGTATGTATTCTTTGTTTTCTATAAGGCTTTTTATGCTTTCTATAGATTCTTCTATTGCCATTATGAAATTTTGTTTGGGTTTTAGTCTAAAATTTCCAGAATAATCTGTTTCCAACGATAAAAAAAGAGCGTTTTTTTTGGGGGGAAAGCTTATAAATTGCATTGTGCATTCTAAAAGATTTTTCATTTTTTCAGGTTCGTCAATGTTTACATTCTTTGTTTCATATTTTTTTATACAATGCCAATCTTTTCCCATGTTTTTGACTATTTCTATAGTTTCTAAAAATTTTTTGTTGTTAAAAACCGTTATATTTTTATGCATCAATTGTATTTTAATTTTTTTGAGATCTTCATTATTTTGATTGTTTAGTTCGTTTTTAAAAATTATTTCTTTTAGCGTTTCTAGGTTAATTTTTATTACATAAATGTTATTTTTGTATTCCGCTTTGAAAATTTTTTTCCCTATTTTGATTTCATTGATAATTTTTGTCTGCCCGGTATTTGTTATTTGGTTCTCTTTGCTAGATATGTCGTTATGTTTAAACTCTTCATTAAGGATAATGTCATCAATCCATTCTTTTTTTAAGACACCAATAGATCTTGCATACATTTTTGTAGTTTCTATAATTTCTCCTGCAACAAAATATTTCACAGAATCGGTGCTAATAAGTGATCCAGGATGAATTATTACGTTTTGAGCCTTGATGGTTTTATATTTCTTTTTTGAA
The window above is part of the Borreliella burgdorferi B31 genome. Proteins encoded here:
- a CDS encoding phosphodiester glycosidase family protein — translated: MNKKILTLLVLILSISSVLMLSKSITKKSKYKIIRDYFINSNYVLVKIENKDLKFTISKPIYDKKLNNYFFKGQTTSHFLISNNVDIAINTSPYEVKQNMFFPKGLYIYNKKMISKQINNYGEIVIKHNKIILNPKEDEIENCDYGFSGFFVLIKNGKYKKNFKETRHPRTIIGTDKNNKHLFLVTIEGRGVNNSKGASLNEAIDFALSYGMTNAINLDGGGSSTLVVKSNNAPYKLNFTANIFGQERPVPFHLGIKLPN